From the genome of Motacilla alba alba isolate MOTALB_02 chromosome 13, Motacilla_alba_V1.0_pri, whole genome shotgun sequence, one region includes:
- the LOC119706575 gene encoding pancreatic secretory trypsin inhibitor-like: protein MKVAGVFLLLSLALFFYQGNAEMDAAAFRGIEPSCENFNLGRGCTREFDPICGTDNLLYSNECLLCLHNLQRSEHVRIKNRGMCRTPLNNFA from the exons ATGAAGGTAGCTGGtgttttcctgctcctctccctggcaCTCTTCTTCTACCAAG GAAACGCCGAGATGGatgcagctgctttcagaggaATAGAG cCATCTTGTGAGAATTTCAACCTGGGAAGAGGGTGTACAAGGGAGTTTGACCCCATCTGTGGCACAGATAACCTCCTGTACAGCAACGAGTGCCTGCTGTGCCTTCACAACCT GCAAAGGAGCGAGCACGTGCGCATCAAGAACAGAGGGATGTGCCGAACTCCCCTCAACAACTTCGCTTAA